The following nucleotide sequence is from Hippopotamus amphibius kiboko isolate mHipAmp2 chromosome 11, mHipAmp2.hap2, whole genome shotgun sequence.
gcttaaaacaatagaaatttatagtCCCACAGTTCCGGAGGCCAGGattctgaaatcaagatgttggcagggctgtgcccTCTCTGCaaactctaggggagaatctgttccatgcccttctcttgcttctggtgttgCCAGTGATCCTTGGTGTGTTTGGCTTGTAGGAGCATCGATCCAAtaacctctgcctctgtctccacgTGGATTTCTCCCTGggtgtcttcacatcatcttccctctgcgcatgtctgtctttgtgtcttttcccctgttcttaaaaggacaccagtcatattggattggggCCACCCTGATTAACTCAACTTGATTAAATCTGCAAAGATACTATTTcccaataaggtcacattcatggGTACCCAAGGGTGGGACATcaacctatcttttttttttggggggggggacacaatGCAGCCCATAGTACTTACTAAATATTAAGTTGAATCTCACAAAACTGCTGTGATTTGACTATTTTCAATCtacaaaaaattcatttttgtgtGGTTTACCCTAAATCCTAATTGAACCAATATGGATAAATAAAACCACCTGATTTTGATCAATGCTGTCAATTGTTTTGACCACGTGCAGAGGCCATCATAGCCGAGTGGGCCTGAATTTGGAGCTTCCAGGCAGAGCTATACACACAAAGGACCTCAGACACTGGAATATTCAGATCTTAGGACATTCGCCCACAAGTTTCTTCACCACTGgcttttaaatttgcatttactgaaagctccttcctttctctcttctaccGAAGACCATGACTTTGACTAGAATTCTTATTGCGTTGGTAGAATGCAGGTGAGAACACTTTAAAGACACTTTAGAAATAACCTCACCCTTGTCCTTTGTTCCAGGCCCACAATGGATGCCCTGCGACTGGCAAATTCAGCTTTTGCAATTGACCTGTTCAAACAGCTGTGTGAAAAGGAGCCAGTGGGAAATGTCCTTTTCTCTCCAATCTGTCTTTCCACCTCTCTGTCACTTGCTCAACTGGGTGCCAAAGGTGACACAGCAAACGAAATTGGACAGGTAAGCCCCACACCCTGTTTCTGCTTTGAGTGGAAACGGTTACGAGAACACACAGGGAAAAAGGAATGAGGCTCTGTGGTCAGAATTGCTTAGGGTTGAGAGTTTTGCCATTTCTAGCACTCtcttaatctatttttaaatgtgaaagctCATTTATCCATCCTACAACCCACGTTTAGAACAGGGACCATGTTGTGGTGGAGAACCCGGGGATCCGCTAGGCAATTACAAGTTTTCCACTAACAAGTGGAAAGTCACCTGACATCGTTCTACCTGTGATATTGTAAGCATCAGTCAAGATGATGTTAGGTAAATGTTCCACTGCAAATATCCCAACCAGAAAGAGTGTAAACCTACACCCCCGTATCTTATGCACAAAATTTATTTACAGCATTATGCTTTATATTAAAATTCAGGCTCAACTGTATTCTACTCTATAATATATTCTACTGTATTCTGTATCCCTATTGCATAGATAGACTATATCCATGTTTATTTCAACACAGAGATAACGTTTAAAATTATCTACCTTTAAGTAAACATGGATAAACAAGAGGATTATTGTGCTTACTTATGTTTTAGAATACTCCCTGGGGTTTGAGTATCCCATTTGAGAAGAATGGACTACGATGATATtttacatgcatgcacacacacgtatatagGAGTACgtacacacataaataaaaagatttgcAAGTTTCTTTTTGGTTATGGTTGACTATCTTTGTAAAGTTCTCAGACCTTCAAAGAGATGATTTTCTATACTATTACATTTTAAGTCCGTATTTActcttactttattttattgtttaaaaaattgaggtataattgacatgtaacattatgttagtttcaggtgtacagtatcatgatcaatatttgtatattttgcaaaacGGTggtcacaataagtctagttaacatctgtcaccatacgcAGTTACAGTGTtttctcttgtgatgagaacttttaagatcaactctcttagcaactttcaaatatgcaatataatcttattaactatagtcaccatgctgtacattatgtccccatgacttatttattttataactgcaagtttgtaccttttgacttcTTTTACCCATTTCGGGTGACTCACCCTCTCATCTCCCCTACCTCCCAAACCTTGCCATTTACCTTTAGATGGAAAGTGGAAACCTTTCTCATTCCATTCCATTATTACTCTTATGTTGACCATTCTGGTTCAACAGTATCTTTCTTTCCGTGAGCTCATAAGCATTTAAAAAGGGAACATCTTATATCTATAAATCCCCAGAAAATATAAGCCACGAAATATTATTTGTGTCAGGATGgagaatttatatttaaattgagtGGGACTTCGAAACTTCCTTTTTGGGAAAAGGAGCTGTATGTTTTCATCCATCCCCTTCTTTCAACTCCATTCCACAATCCCTACCCCATCTTCCATTCCTCGTTTCTCATCTCTCAttagagaagagacagaaaagaggatATCTGGTAGTGAGTCTGTTccttagtaataataataaaggtctTTTCAGTATATGCTATTGTTCCCCCACAATAGTTACCTGGGTTCCTTAACTTTCCGGTCTTTTTGCCTGTCATTGGGCATGAGGGTTACGCACAGCCATGGACCAGCCAATTTGACTGCGTGGTACCGAGGCTGTGTGACTCATTGGCTCACTGTGCCCATTTAGTGATGTCACCTGAGGTGTGGCTTCAGGGCATGGTTATTATGAGTTAGGAGTGAGGAGAGAATCACCTTATCCTGACATCATGTTTTGGGCACCATGGAGCAGAGGAGATGCTGGGCTATTGAACACAAGTtaggaacaaaataaaaggatttaAGCCTTCCAGAAGATAGTGTCCTAGTTTTAAGTGGCTTAGAATATTACTGTAAAAATACTTGAACATTTTGAATCCATATGATACATTAGGGGTTTTACATATAATATCTGTAATCCTGACAGCACCTCAGAAAAGTAGGTGTTCTCAGTTCATTTTACAGAGGGGCAAGTGAGATTCTAAAGAGTTGAGCAAGATGACATTTCTAGTAGGTACAGGCTGGGATTCAGGGGCAGGACTACCTAACTGTAGCCCATCGATGGCATGGCAGCTGTCTACCATAAATGATGCATGAGCCCATATGGCACTTGTTGGAGCAACTAAAGGGACTGGATAGGCTCTGGCTAGGGACACCTCTATCCTGGAATCTGATACCTATCTAATGATTGTCTCTCAGTATTAATTCCTCTTTTCATGCCTCTAAATTGGATAGAAATTATAACTCAGCTTGCCTCTTTTCCAAGTTTGGAGAAGAGCATGGAGGCATCATTCTGAAGAAAGGGCGAATTTTCCTCATCATTAAATCAAGAGAAGAGTATCTTTATGACGGTATTTCTCAGCTGGGGACAatttgcctcctcccctccctcacccctccctctctgggaCATTgggcaatgcctggagacatttttgttgtcagaaatggaagaaggagtgctactggcatctcgtAGGTCAGGgatgcccaggacagccccccaccaACAACATAGAATTATCCAGTCTGAActgtcaacagtgctgaggttgCACAGCCTTGTTTTCTGGGAACAACAGAGCCAGGAGATACTCAGGACCAACCACCACTGTGGGAGGAGGTGGTGCTTCATgggtaatggatttttttttctcttcacaggttcttcattttgaaaatgtcaaaGATGTGCCCTTTGGATTTCAAACAGTAACATCAGATGTCAACAAACTTAGTTCCTTTTACTCCCTGAAGCTAATCAAACGTCTCTATGCAGACAAATCTCTGAATCTTTCTACAGTAAGTGCTTCAGAGCAATTAGCAAGATTCAACTGTTTGTCGGGGTGACATTTTCTCATGGTTAGACCAACAGCTTTTTTCAGTGAAAATCCTTCCTCGGATGctcatttatgatttatttaaaataattttttcctagtGGAGAGGTTGATTATAGTGGGAATCAATTGCAGTCacatattttaacttaaaatatatagaagctgtgagtttccttttccctttcaaaCACCCGCAAATCCCACCCTTCCTCTTAGCTTCATCACTGAGAGAAATGGAGAATGGGGTTATTAACTCTCTAACAAATGTTTCTCTGTAGATGCAAGACAGCTCATGATTTAAATCTCCTTGTCTCTAAATACCAGGGCATATAGCCTGGGACAGCATTTTAAGTTCTTTACCTTATTTGTTCATGCACACAATATTCTGATGTTTCTGAAAAtcagtgagaaaaataataactgtatAAATTAACAGTTTTCATTGGCCAtcggttttgtttgttttacaaggCTGGTCAGGTGGTTATCTAGACAAGGTAGTGGTGGTCATTTCAGCTATTTCTTGAAGGAATCATATAAATGACACTGATATATCCTTAAACTTAATCCAGATTATAtcatagtatttaaaaaaatacatatttgaaacaCACAACCAACATCTTTGACTGCATAGCTGTTCATCCCCTAGTAATATGGAGTTGATTCAATTTGTGTTTGGATGGTCAGAATCTCAAGCTTTCCAAATCTAAAAGGTAGACTACTGGTTCAATATTTTGCCATCGTTTTATTACTTTTAGCaataggtatttgtttttctggtggGGATCTTTTGAGGACATAGGTCATTAGATATTATTGTGAGTTTATTCTTATTGCTTAAAGACACATATACACAGCCATTCTTCTTCCAACAATCACCtgggaaattaaagaaatattgagatgtgagctgggtcctgggcatggcaaaaatttaaaactccCCTACATGGTCCTTAGTGATGCTTAATACATCTTGTTGCTGGCAGTGAGGACAGTGGAGGCCCTTCGTCTTGCTGAGTCTCTGGAATGTTCTTAGCTCTGTCAGTAAATGGTAACACTCAGTCCCAAGGGTGGGTTGCAATGAACAGAATCAAATTGGCTAATCCTGTAGTTGCTCTGAAAAAAATCCAAGGAGATCTGTGCTTAGGAAGTGAAGTGACATGACATTTAATCAACCTGTGTTTAGTTTGGTTGAACTTCCACTgaacattttgaattatttcaaaCCGGGAATCgcaaggaattttttaaaaggctgcttTCCATTGTTCTTGTTGGATGTATATTATCTATAATTTTACTAATAACAGTACAAACAAGTGTGGTCTGAGGAGGGCTACCTGTATCATGACTACCTGGGTGTTTAAAGTGCAAATACCTGGCCTGGGATCACTTGAAGCAAGATCACCAGGGATGGGATCTAgggttttgcatttttaacaagcgtTACCATTAGAAGCAGTGCTCTGTTCTTTACAGCACTGTGTTTCAAACCTTGATGTGCAGATGActcacctgggaatcttgttaaaaattcagattctgattcagtaggtctagggtggggcctgagattctgcatttttaacaaggtcccaggtgatgctgcaggTCTTGGTCCtaggaccacattttgagtagcaaccatctttagaatttttatttattttagtgtggATAAGATTTTTCTTCTCATAGAGTTCTCTTTTCTGTACATTTCTTTCATCCTAAGACATATCTATACAAatttacattacatatatatttacattttaatgtttctgaaaCTGGAATTCATATTATAATTGTTGTGTgaatttagcataatgtttcttttctcccctcaaaCTGATGTTAAAATTGATGGAGGCATTTGATAATTGATATTGTCTTAGGATTGAATGAGTGCAACAATACAAAgaaaattcattgatttttacatGAGATTTCAATTTATGTAGTGTTACAGATTTTGAAAGACTATCCATAGTAATAGAGATGCAGAAGTCCTGTGCTAGAATTGTGTAACAACATAATGGTTTAACTACAGACTTTAAGGACTTTGTGATTTTATGAAATGGATGTTTTTCAGGAGTTCGTCAGCTCTACCAAGAGACCCTATGCAAATGAAATGGAGACTGTCGATTTCAAAGATAAATTGGAAGAAACAAAAGGTCAGATCAACAACTCAATTAAGGAACTCACAGATGGCAagtatcttttactttttctgcTATAAATCACTAAATAAATAGACCATATCTTCTCAGGAATCTGCTAAGTATAAAATTGAACATCTGGAGGATTCCTTGAATGTTTTCGGTACACAAGCTAAATGCTTGCCCACCAACCACTTGGATTCCTGGGCATTTCTTGCATTATGTCATCAGTTGGCAGAAATCCTGAGTACTTCAGTTGTAGTCTACCTTGTCGTGCTCTCCCGCGAGCTGCCACATGCCCTTCTGGAGCCTGAGCTGTGCCTCCAACAAAGTACAGCTGTGGGCAAATTCCGAGGCTGGCTTTTCAATCTGGAAATGAAGGGCTTGGAGTATAACTTGATGATCCCTGAGGCCACTTTAGGCTCAGAAATTCTCCacatttattaaggaaaaaaggaCGAAATGTCTTAGGTAATTAAACACACATATAGAacaagcagaacaaaacaaaccatGGTGGAAACTTGTCCTTGGTCTCATGCACGACTCTCCATCGCTGTCAGCCCTCTGATAGCCCTGGGGTCCGGGGTCTCTTCCGCAGCTTCTGCCTGGTCCTGCCTCTTGCTCAGCACTTTCCTCAAGCCTCTCGCTTTCCTGACTCCTCCCTCCATGAGCATTCTGTGAGCTGCACTCCTTGCTAGGAATTGGAGGTAAGATGAGTTTGGGTGCAAATCAGTGTTCACGTTCCCCATCCTAGGGGACATATTTGTACAGTATTTGTATAGGGAGGCAACTCTTGGGACACAGCACCTCATTGTGAAAGAGCAAACTGGATTTTTTCAGGTGCTACTATAGTCACTGCAGTCTGGGGAGGGACATACTTCTTCCTCAAGAGAGACACACTCCCTGTGAGAATGGCCAGAGTGGCCCTCTTGCCGCACTGACTCAGGAATGTGATGGAGCCCCTGCTACAACTGCAGGGTAGGGCCATGGAAAGAACATGGTCTGGGAGTCATTCAAGATCTAGATTCGAATCCAGACACTACCACTTATTAACTGAGGTATTTCGATATGGAGCCTTAGTTTACTGAACTGTGAAATGGGAcatatattatctaatttaatttttacatggttgttgtgaggattaaattagataatatagGCTAACAAATAATACATGACAGCCAAAATAATATACGGTAGCCATAGATacttatgcacacacacaaatgtgtacATCCATGTATTATACGTTTGTTATTGAAATGAAGTTTCTTTCGCTTCATACGTAAAGAAAAATCTGGTCTAAGTAACACCAGGTTAagtgcaattttaaaatgtatacgcAGAAAGCAACTCCCGTTTAAATTgacgtggcatgcgggatcttagttctctgaccagggattgaacctgtgccccctacagtggaagtgcggagtcttaacaactggactgccagggaagtaccccagttttgcttttaaaattgttaacAAATTGCATTTTCTCTCCAAGGGACTCTGTTTAAAAATCTTCATAAAtttgagggttttgtttgtttttgtttgttttttgtatttttttttttactggagaaGCTAGTTTAGTGAAAATGCTTCTGAATTTGAAGCCAGAAGCATGAGGTTGAAGATAACCAACACTTACTAGCTCCCCACTTCTTCAGTGACACTATTACATATTCAACCTGTCATATAGCGCTGGCAGGACTGGTTACATCATTTGTGGGTCCAAGTACCAAATGAAAACGCAGGGCCCTTTATCAAAAACTGcattaagaattttaagatggtgacagcagagcctgAAACCAGTGCAAGGCCCTTCACACCTAGTCACAGGCCCAGGAAGTGGGCCTGAGCAGTGCTGTGAAGATCTGAGAGATTAGGTCAATGAAAATCCTTTGCAAAAAAAGTTAATGCTATTCAAAGGGGAGGACAATTTTATTACGGGTTTATCACCATCCAACTGTTTTGGCTCTTGGGGATTTGAGTGCTATGGTAATGACAATTGTTATGGAGCCTGTGATGGTGATTGCTGGTGATCACAACTGGCCTGGAGGCAAACTAAAGGCAACAGTGCCATTTGGGGAGGGACGGAGAGCTGGGGGGTAAAAAGGAGAGCACGGTGCTGGCATCGGGCATGCTTGGCAGCTGAGTGAACCAGGAAAGccacttggcctctctgagcctcagtgtcctcaatgATGAGATGGGGTTAATGACCTTTGCCCTACAGGATCATCAAGAGGGAAGTGAGATAAGACACTTGGCAGTACCGAGCACAGGGCCCGGTGGAAAGTAAGCTTTCCTGCATTTTCCTTcctgagcacaggctttggaatcacaaagacctggctttgaatcctgaATTCACCCTTGCTCATGCATTATCTTGGGCCAGGGACATAACACAGAGTGGAGTCTCAGCTTCCTTTTGTGTGAAGTGGGGAGAGATGTGCACGTGAAcgtccagcacagtgcctgggacagcATGGGCATTCCACAGTGGCTGCTCgtgcttctcttcttcctcctcttccttctttttctctcccttctcccccctcACTCTCCTCCCCATGTCTCTTTGGAAAGTCTGGTTGTGGCAagatggaaggagagaaaagggtCCTTCTAAAATGAGATGGTCTGGGCTACCTGGGCAAAGATGGTGTGGCTTTAGCCAGGGTTAAATGCCCAGTGAGGGGATTTGCATGTGGAGGTGGGTTTGCATCAGAGCTGGTTTGAAAGAATAACCCTGTGCAATTCGTGGTTTCCTAAAATTGTTTGCAGGCCGCTTTGAGAACATTTTAGTTGACAACAGTGTAAACGACCAGACCAAGCTCCTTGTGGTTAATGCTGCCTACTTTGTTGGAAAATGGATGAAGAAATTTCCTGAATCAGAAACCAAAGAATGTAATTTCAGAATTAACAAGGTATGTGGGCTGTGTGTAGCAGTCAGAGGACCCCAGCTATAGATCTGAAAAATTATAGCAACACAGGGACCCTAGGAATTCACTCCAATGAGGAGAAATAAGGCACAGGAGGTAGCGTGCTTTTCCTTAGACAACAGcggggtgggctggggggtggggggatgggaagtGTAGAAAAAGAACCATAATCCAGAGACTCTCactctttttccagaatgtcctcaGGTCTGATCCGAGTGAGAGTTTACAGAGCTTCTAACACAGTGGGTAAACTAAACCACCAACCAGAAAATAGCTACAGGTATTTGGGACCATTagtaagaaaggaaaggaaaagaaaagaaaagaagccaaaTTCTAACATCAGAGGCCTTTGGATCATCATAAAACACTGACCATTTAGAAATCTTGTTCTAGGTTAATAAGCTTCTCTGCGATCTCATTTCTCACCTGTTGATAGTGAAGTAAATGgttctgatattttaatttaaaagatgcTTTGAGGTACTTGTTGGCTGTGAAGGAAAAAGCATAGCTTACTCACCTGCAGCACTTGGACTCATGGGGAAGAATTACAGTAGAAACCTGTATTGCAGGGAAGTCTCACTAATACTATTGAGTGAATAATGAAGCCATATCCCCTACCCCAAATAACTCATATAAATAGATAAAGTGCCTCCTCTATAAATGAAACCAAAGAACTAAGACTGCAGAACTGACCCATTTCGTTAGAGGACCTAGGAAACTCTGGGAATCTACATGATGGTGTGATTTGGTTTCACTTGATGAGATCTGGCTTGGGTTAACGAGACTCAGAACCAGGCATCCGTCAGCACAACAGCGGCAGGAAGCTTATTTACCCCGTAGCTCCTGTGCGTCAATTCTAGTTTTCAGGTCTCTCCCAGCACCTAGAGTACTTAGTattcatcacattttatttttgccaaataTTATCATTGTACTTTCTTAGTGCTAGAACCCAAGAAGAAAAGACCTTCAAGATACAGTCTGTACCTGAATTAGCTGGACTGGCTTCCGTTACTTTTTCTTTGTACCTAAAGAGTTTGTGTTCATATTCCACACTCTCCCCTCCCAAATCCCCTGCCTCAGGTGTGTTTTCCACAGTAAtgtctaattatttatttacttatctaggTCTCTTACTAGTGCATGGATTTTTAAGGGCAGGGATAATGCTTTACCCCTCTTGGTTTCCATAATTCCTCGTCCAGTCCCTGACACATTAGTAGGGGCTcggcaaatgtttgttgaaagaatgattGATATGTAAGGATCAGTTTAAACCTTCTCAGTTTTTGGGACCACCATGGGACCCTCTGTGAGATCCATGGGCCATTTTCACTGGGAAAGGACAGTAACCACTGATCGTGCTCCTTAACTACTCAAAACATCCATGGGTGGGAGCCAGGTCCCCGTCCACTTGCTCTTTCTCTACTTGGCTTCCCAGATTACAGTGGTCTTCTCATCGCTTCCTGCCAGGGGCAGGACTGCCCCTGCACACAGGGCTCTGTCTCAGACACAAGCCACCAAACGTTTACTTCTTTAGACTCTGTATTTTTCACATATGGGTCCTTGAGTTTTAAACATGGCTTTTTGACTTCCTTAGTGTTGCCTTTCATTTGGTGCTGAGGTTGAGCATGACTGTCCGCAGCCTCTGCTGTGAGCGGGGAGCCAGGTGTTGGCCCCAGTGACCCGGACACAGAGTAGGCCCTCCAGAGCGTTTGGCTGGGGTTGGCGCTCCTCCCGGGGCAGCGCTGGCAAAGTGGCCTTGAGGATGTTTAAGTGACACTTGAAACATGGTGCTTCTCATACTGGCTGCAGGGCCAGCCCAGAACATCATCAGAACCGGGTAATAGTGAGTTCGCCATGGACTTTTGTGCCGACCACCCTCAGATTTGTGGtttttacatttaagaaaatgtaaaaagggagaaagaacgTGTGCAGTTGCTTTATTCTTGTTAATAAATCATAAAGCTAGGTCATGTCGCATCCTGGAGACTCAGACTGTAGGAGGAGAATTAATAAGGATTTAAAATGCCATTGATCTCTCAGCGGTTCAACAAACGAAACAATAAAACACTATTCAAGGCTGCGTGGGGATACGCCCTGCTTTTGAACACAGATGCTattacttttcctttgttttctttgaattgcTTTTGTCAGCTCCTGAACTTTTGGGGTGATGTTACTAAACCTTTTCTCATGTCCTTTGGTGTCTCTTTTACGGGTCAGACTAAACTGATGAAGTTATATAATTAAAAGTTTAGTATAATACATATCCTGGCAaaggtggacacacacacacacacacacacacacacacacacacacacagactgtacTGAATATTTTCTGGGATGGTCATTACTTAGTCCCATTTTCAGAAGATAtgtcttaatttacattttagaaaatgggCCTGGATAGCTCAGCTGGTAGAGCATCAGACTTTTAATCTGAGGGCCCAGGGTTCAAGTCCCTGTCCaggcatcaaaaataaataaataaatagaaagtggGATTATTGTCTCCATAGTCAGTGC
It contains:
- the SERPINB5 gene encoding serpin B5, with translation MDALRLANSAFAIDLFKQLCEKEPVGNVLFSPICLSTSLSLAQLGAKGDTANEIGQVLHFENVKDVPFGFQTVTSDVNKLSSFYSLKLIKRLYADKSLNLSTEFVSSTKRPYANEMETVDFKDKLEETKGQINNSIKELTDGRFENILVDNSVNDQTKLLVVNAAYFVGKWMKKFPESETKECNFRINKTDTKPVQMMNLEATFCMGNIDGISCKVIELPFQNKHLSMLILLPKDVEDGSTGLEQIEKQLNSETLLQWTNPSTMANAKVKLSIPKFKVEKMIDPKASLENLGLRNIFNENTSDFSGMSETKGVALSNVVHRVCLEITEDGGDSAEVPGSRILQHKDEFNADHPFIYLIRHNKTRNIIFFGKFCSP